The Cellulomonas fulva genome includes a window with the following:
- the ligD gene encoding non-homologous end-joining DNA ligase, which yields MPSSTPAIEIDVRGRAVRVSSPDKVYFPARGLTKRDVVEYFVAVGDGVLAALLDRPTTLERWPKGVFEGARLSTRADSSGDAFYQKRVPAGAPDYVRTARIGFPSGRTADEVAPSELAVVAWAANLGTLTFHPWPVTSDDVDRPDQLRIDLDPQPGTDFSDAARVAPRVRELLAEHGLEGWPKTSGGRGIHVFVPIEPRWTFVDARRATIAFGRELERRMPDEVTMKWWKEERGSKIFVDYNQMARDRTIASAYSVRSNPRATVSAPLRWEEVGDVHPDDFDVTSMPARFAEVGDLFAPLAAHAPGRFSIESLLELAERQEHDEGHGDLPYPPEYPKMPGEPPRVQPSRARKDPAEPA from the coding sequence ATGCCCTCGTCGACGCCCGCGATCGAGATCGACGTCCGGGGCCGCGCGGTGCGCGTGAGCAGCCCGGACAAGGTGTACTTCCCCGCGCGCGGGCTGACGAAGCGCGACGTGGTCGAGTACTTCGTCGCCGTCGGGGACGGCGTGCTCGCGGCGCTGCTGGACCGCCCGACGACGTTGGAGCGCTGGCCCAAGGGCGTGTTCGAGGGCGCGCGGCTCTCGACGCGGGCCGACTCGTCGGGGGACGCGTTCTACCAGAAGCGGGTGCCGGCGGGTGCACCGGACTACGTGCGGACCGCCCGCATCGGCTTCCCCAGCGGACGGACGGCCGACGAGGTGGCGCCGAGCGAGCTCGCCGTCGTCGCGTGGGCCGCCAACCTCGGCACCCTCACCTTCCACCCGTGGCCCGTGACGTCCGACGACGTGGACCGCCCCGACCAGCTCCGCATCGACCTGGACCCGCAGCCGGGGACCGACTTCTCGGACGCGGCCCGCGTGGCGCCCCGGGTGCGCGAGCTGCTGGCCGAGCACGGGCTGGAGGGCTGGCCCAAGACCTCCGGCGGGCGTGGCATCCACGTCTTCGTGCCCATCGAGCCGCGCTGGACGTTCGTCGACGCGCGCCGCGCCACCATCGCGTTCGGCCGCGAGCTGGAGCGCCGGATGCCCGACGAGGTGACGATGAAGTGGTGGAAGGAGGAGCGCGGCTCGAAGATCTTCGTGGACTACAACCAGATGGCCCGGGACCGCACCATCGCCTCCGCCTACTCGGTGCGCAGCAACCCGCGCGCCACCGTGTCCGCCCCGCTGCGGTGGGAGGAGGTCGGGGACGTCCACCCCGACGACTTCGACGTCACGAGCATGCCGGCGCGGTTCGCGGAGGTGGGCGACCTGTTCGCGCCGCTCGCCGCCCACGCACCCGGCCGGTTCTCGATCGAGTCGCTGCTGGAGCTCGCCGAGCGCCAGGAGCACGACGAGGGCCACGGGGACCTGCCCTACCCGCCCGAGTACCCGAAGATGCCGGGCGAGCCGCCGCGCGTGCAGCCGTCCCGTGCGCGCAAGGACCCCGCCGAGCCCGCGTGA
- a CDS encoding RNA polymerase sigma factor, protein MLSRTTDRLAAVPATDGPADDAPADDAPADDAPAEPAVVEPATEEPAEPGDAGPPPRVHDAAWYTAVVRAHERELHRYLVRRAGGDAEDLVADVLTIAWRRREDVPDGAELPWLYRTAGFVLANHRRKGRPIPVERLPEEVDDDDPALRAVRDERVRSALAALSPRDRQIVLLNAWEGLQGQALADVLGIGRGGADAALSRARARLAAAWTGGED, encoded by the coding sequence ATGCTGTCCCGGACCACCGACCGGCTCGCCGCCGTCCCCGCCACGGACGGTCCGGCCGACGACGCCCCGGCCGACGACGCCCCGGCCGACGACGCCCCGGCCGAGCCGGCCGTGGTCGAGCCCGCGACCGAGGAACCCGCTGAGCCCGGGGACGCCGGACCGCCGCCGCGAGTGCACGACGCCGCCTGGTACACCGCCGTCGTCCGGGCGCACGAGCGCGAGCTGCACCGGTACCTGGTACGCCGCGCGGGCGGCGACGCCGAGGACCTCGTCGCCGACGTCCTGACGATCGCGTGGCGGCGCCGCGAGGACGTGCCGGACGGCGCGGAGCTGCCGTGGCTCTACCGCACGGCCGGGTTCGTGCTCGCCAACCACCGGCGCAAGGGCCGGCCGATCCCCGTCGAGCGCCTGCCGGAGGAGGTCGACGACGACGACCCCGCGCTGCGCGCCGTGCGCGACGAGCGGGTGCGGAGCGCGCTCGCGGCGCTCAGCCCGCGGGACCGGCAGATCGTGCTGCTCAACGCGTGGGAGGGCCTGCAGGGCCAGGCGCTCGCGGACGTGCTGGGGATCGGCCGCGGTGGCGCCGACGCCGCGCTGAGCCGGGCGCGCGCCCGGCTGGCCGCCGCGTGGACCGGCGGCGAGGACTGA
- a CDS encoding M15 family metallopeptidase, with translation MRESTDRRPGAPRRAAVAVVVAALGIGAGAGSLVVAEHRADVRADRVQAAARASARAAAAVDSRLADTAVQREGAARSSRTAVLRTRQLALGALRDAQERARDALAASRGEVAEDDEAVRGRLADLLEHAEDDETRAGAVEALRALAAQTLDVSEDVDAAHRDWLALQATPEPLPDDEPDDGVTAEPDPAPTTDRCTTTYDGPAFFTSAPTEGGDGSNGRLPESMLTPTSWGADSRGTRYWLRTDATAALERLNRAFRAEFGHDLDLDLTYRDYATQVAMREALGSIAAEPGTSRHGTGVALDVPELPCEYGWDTPQRQWLLAQGPSYGWVQPSWALEDGGNPEYWHYEFVG, from the coding sequence ATGCGCGAGTCCACCGACCGACGACCGGGCGCACCGCGGCGAGCCGCCGTCGCGGTCGTCGTCGCCGCCCTCGGGATCGGGGCGGGCGCGGGCTCGCTCGTCGTCGCGGAGCACCGGGCGGACGTCCGCGCCGACCGGGTGCAGGCGGCGGCGCGCGCGAGCGCGCGGGCGGCGGCCGCGGTCGACTCCCGGCTGGCGGACACCGCCGTCCAGCGGGAGGGCGCGGCGCGGTCGTCACGGACCGCCGTGCTCCGGACGCGGCAGCTGGCGCTCGGCGCGCTGCGCGACGCGCAGGAGCGGGCGCGGGACGCGCTCGCGGCCAGCCGCGGCGAGGTGGCCGAGGACGACGAGGCCGTGCGCGGCCGGCTCGCGGACCTGCTGGAGCACGCGGAGGACGACGAGACCCGCGCGGGCGCGGTCGAGGCGCTGCGCGCGCTCGCCGCGCAGACGCTCGACGTCAGTGAGGACGTCGACGCCGCGCACCGGGACTGGCTCGCGCTGCAGGCCACTCCCGAGCCTTTGCCGGACGACGAGCCGGACGACGGGGTGACGGCGGAGCCGGACCCCGCGCCCACCACCGACCGCTGCACGACGACGTACGACGGCCCGGCGTTCTTCACGTCCGCGCCGACCGAGGGCGGTGACGGGTCGAACGGCCGGCTCCCGGAGTCGATGCTCACCCCGACGTCCTGGGGCGCGGACAGCCGCGGCACGCGCTACTGGCTGCGGACCGACGCGACGGCGGCGCTCGAGCGGCTCAACCGCGCCTTCCGCGCCGAGTTCGGGCACGACCTGGACCTCGACCTGACCTACCGCGACTACGCGACGCAGGTCGCGATGCGCGAGGCGCTGGGCTCGATCGCCGCCGAGCCCGGGACCTCGCGGCACGGCACCGGGGTGGCGCTCGACGTGCCCGAGCTGCCGTGCGAGTACGGCTGGGACACGCCCCAGCGCCAGTGGCTGCTCGCCCAGGGCCCGTCGTACGGCTGGGTGCAGCCGTCCTGGGCGCTCGAGGACGGCGGCAACCCCGAGTACTGGCACTACGAGTTCGTCGGCTGA
- a CDS encoding phosphatase PAP2 family protein: MIHEYVHRYEIDPTPPRFAAAARDVAVRGLGLAALWWLVLLGVGLVIHGPLDDLQAESSVNEWFVDQRTATLDTASNIASHGGETFVIIGVALLAMALVWWRTRQWWFAIVPGLAVGLQSAVFLSTTLVVGRERPEVEMLDDAPPTSSYPSGHTGAATALYVTFALLAQRIRTPWLRAVVTVLCLAVPLAIGTARLYRGMHHLTDVLMGIANGLVTALLAWRYLRRSVASDASDERGSAEAASGGASSTGASSSGGTSTGRASAGPASSRSDERAPGRVTAAGSAPPGPSSSGSPSTGASATTSSTGSSAPPGSAGTWSFLRAAVST; this comes from the coding sequence GTGATCCACGAGTACGTGCACCGGTACGAGATCGACCCCACCCCGCCGCGGTTCGCGGCCGCCGCGCGCGACGTCGCGGTGCGCGGGCTCGGCCTCGCCGCGCTCTGGTGGCTCGTCCTGCTGGGCGTCGGGCTCGTCATCCACGGCCCGCTCGACGACCTGCAGGCGGAGTCGAGCGTCAACGAGTGGTTCGTGGACCAGCGGACCGCGACGCTCGACACCGCGAGCAACATCGCGTCGCACGGCGGCGAGACGTTCGTCATCATCGGCGTCGCCCTGCTCGCGATGGCCCTCGTGTGGTGGCGGACCCGGCAGTGGTGGTTCGCCATCGTGCCCGGCCTCGCCGTCGGGCTGCAGTCCGCCGTCTTCCTGTCCACGACGCTCGTCGTCGGCCGCGAGCGCCCCGAGGTCGAGATGCTCGACGACGCGCCGCCCACCTCGTCGTACCCCAGCGGGCACACCGGTGCCGCGACCGCGCTCTACGTGACGTTCGCCCTGCTCGCGCAGCGCATCCGCACCCCGTGGCTGCGCGCCGTGGTCACGGTGCTCTGCCTGGCCGTCCCCCTCGCCATCGGCACCGCACGCCTCTACCGCGGCATGCACCACCTCACCGACGTGCTCATGGGCATCGCCAACGGCCTGGTCACGGCCTTGCTGGCGTGGCGCTACCTGCGTCGCTCGGTCGCGTCGGACGCGTCCGACGAGCGCGGCTCCGCCGAGGCCGCGTCCGGCGGGGCGTCGTCCACCGGGGCATCGTCCAGCGGGGGGACGTCCACGGGCCGCGCGTCCGCGGGCCCCGCGTCCTCCCGGTCCGACGAGCGCGCGCCGGGCCGCGTCACCGCGGCGGGCTCCGCGCCCCCCGGCCCGTCGTCCAGCGGCTCGCCGTCCACCGGTGCGTCGGCCACCACGTCGTCCACGGGCTCGTCCGCGCCGCCGGGGTCCGCCGGCACCTGGTCGTTCCTGCGCGCGGCGGTCAGCACGTAG
- the tmk gene encoding dTMP kinase: MTTPDPQRRSPQAPAGMPTTSLPTTSLPTTSLPTTSLPTTSTPVPGGLFVSFEGGDGAGKTTQTRLLAEWLRAHGREVVLTREPGGTELGRTLRAAVLHGEHVDARTEALLYATDRAHHVASLVRPALERGAVVVTDRYLDSSVAYQGSGRDLGADEVERLSLWATGGLLPAVTVLLDLDPDVGRARLTGDPDRLESEGGDFHRRTRLAFLDRAAAQPGRWLVLDATAPAEEIAAAVQARVTAVLSAGAAR; the protein is encoded by the coding sequence GTGACCACGCCCGACCCGCAGCGGCGCAGTCCGCAGGCGCCCGCCGGTATGCCGACGACGAGCCTGCCGACGACGAGCCTGCCGACGACGAGCCTGCCGACGACGAGCCTGCCGACGACGAGCACGCCCGTCCCGGGCGGGCTGTTCGTCTCGTTCGAGGGCGGCGACGGTGCGGGCAAGACGACGCAGACCCGTCTGCTCGCGGAGTGGCTGCGCGCCCACGGGCGGGAGGTGGTGCTCACGCGCGAGCCCGGCGGCACCGAGCTCGGGCGCACGCTGCGCGCGGCCGTGCTGCACGGCGAGCACGTCGACGCGCGGACCGAGGCGCTGCTCTACGCGACCGACCGCGCCCACCACGTCGCGTCGCTGGTGCGGCCGGCCCTCGAGCGGGGCGCCGTCGTGGTGACCGACCGGTACCTGGACTCCTCGGTCGCCTACCAGGGCTCCGGCCGGGACCTGGGGGCCGACGAGGTCGAGCGGCTCTCGCTGTGGGCGACGGGCGGGCTCCTGCCCGCCGTGACCGTGCTCCTGGACCTCGACCCGGACGTCGGGCGCGCGCGGCTCACGGGGGACCCGGACCGGCTCGAGAGCGAGGGCGGCGACTTCCACCGGCGGACCCGTCTCGCGTTCCTGGACCGGGCCGCGGCGCAGCCCGGCCGCTGGCTGGTGCTCGACGCGACCGCGCCGGCGGAGGAGATCGCGGCCGCCGTGCAGGCCCGCGTGACGGCGGTCCTGAGTGCCGGGGCGGCGCGGTGA
- a CDS encoding DNA polymerase III subunit delta' — protein sequence MSVWDGLVGQEPAITELQRAVVDPAAMTHAWLFTGPPGSGRSNLARAFAAALQCEQGGCGRCHACLTVLGGTHPDVKVVATEGVNILIDAVRPLVELAQRSPAAGRWRVILVEDADRLVEKTSNVLLKALEEPAPRTVWMLCAPSPQDVLVTLRSRSRAVALRVPPVDAVVDLLVRRDGIDPRVAEVAARAAQSHVGIARRLARDPEARRRRSDVLQVATRIRGVGDAVLAAGDLVATAQADAKAATEERDAAERAALLRTLGAEGLATVPPAVRAQVRQLEEDQKRRATRAQRDVLDRAMLDLLSLYRDVLVVQLGADVSLVNLDHEESVRAIAATSAPEQTLRRMDAIGQARTRLEGNVAPLLAVEAMAVALRPQG from the coding sequence GTGAGCGTCTGGGACGGGCTCGTCGGGCAGGAGCCCGCGATCACCGAGCTCCAGCGCGCGGTGGTGGACCCCGCGGCGATGACGCACGCCTGGCTGTTCACCGGGCCGCCGGGCTCCGGCCGGTCCAACCTGGCGCGCGCGTTCGCGGCGGCGCTCCAGTGCGAGCAGGGCGGGTGCGGGCGGTGCCACGCGTGCCTGACGGTGCTCGGCGGGACGCACCCCGACGTGAAGGTGGTCGCGACCGAGGGTGTGAACATCCTCATCGACGCGGTGCGGCCGCTGGTCGAGCTCGCGCAGCGCTCCCCGGCGGCGGGGCGCTGGCGCGTGATCCTGGTCGAGGACGCGGACCGGCTGGTGGAGAAGACGTCGAACGTGCTGCTCAAGGCGCTCGAGGAGCCCGCGCCGCGCACGGTGTGGATGCTGTGCGCCCCGAGCCCGCAGGACGTGCTGGTCACGTTGCGCTCGCGCAGCCGGGCCGTCGCGCTGCGCGTGCCGCCGGTGGACGCCGTGGTGGACCTGCTGGTGCGCCGCGACGGCATCGACCCGCGGGTCGCCGAGGTCGCGGCGCGCGCGGCGCAGAGCCACGTGGGGATCGCGCGCCGCCTCGCCCGGGACCCGGAGGCTCGTCGTCGGCGCTCGGACGTGCTGCAGGTGGCGACCCGGATCCGCGGCGTCGGGGACGCGGTGCTCGCGGCCGGCGACCTGGTCGCGACCGCGCAGGCGGACGCCAAGGCGGCCACCGAGGAGCGGGACGCCGCGGAGCGCGCCGCGCTGCTGCGCACCCTCGGCGCGGAGGGCCTCGCCACCGTGCCTCCCGCGGTGCGCGCGCAGGTCCGCCAGCTCGAGGAGGACCAGAAGCGCCGCGCGACGAGGGCGCAGCGGGACGTGCTCGACCGCGCGATGCTCGACCTGCTCTCGCTGTACCGCGACGTGCTCGTCGTGCAGCTCGGTGCGGACGTGTCGCTCGTGAACCTGGACCACGAGGAGTCGGTGCGGGCGATCGCGGCGACCTCCGCGCCCGAGCAGACCCTGCGGCGGATGGACGCGATCGGGCAGGCCCGCACGCGGCTGGAGGGCAACGTCGCGCCGCTGCTCGCCGTCGAGGCGATGGCCGTGGCGCTGCGGCCGCAGGGCTGA
- a CDS encoding alpha/beta hydrolase — MQSARRAARRPSSTPGRGSRGARVALLAVLALVVTGCTAPKHQAGTTPPPADVDSAPSAELEPFYAQVLAWETCDEGECAMLEVPLDYADPEGQTIRLAVARQRAGDGDAIGSLLLNPGGPGASGVDFLDYATDVVSDDVQARYDLVGFDPRGVQHSQPEVTCLAAPKMDELLAYDPDYSTPAGVQRSIDMYAEFSAACLDQTGPVLGHVDTVSAARDMDVLRAVLGDTDLSYLGFSYGTQLGATYAGLFPERVGRLVLDGAVDPTLTTEESTLAQAVGFESALRAYVTDCQAGARCPLTGDVDEGMSQVRDLLDEATADPLPTGTDRPLTGALAFSGVAVTLYSQSYWTYLTSALTAAIEERDGSILLTLSDSYYDRQSDGTYSSNQTEAFWSIGCADSRASADLDDMAAEAEKIVAAAPTVGSYFTYGGVLCAQWPVPLVGGLADYSAPGAAPILVVGTTNDPATPYAQAQALAELLSSGTLLTYEGEGHTAYGSSNDCVTQNVDAYLLEGTVPAEGTTC; from the coding sequence GTGCAGTCAGCCCGCCGCGCCGCTCGTCGTCCCTCCTCGACCCCGGGCCGCGGGTCCCGGGGCGCGCGCGTCGCCCTCCTGGCCGTCCTCGCGCTGGTGGTGACCGGGTGCACCGCACCCAAGCACCAGGCGGGCACCACCCCGCCGCCGGCGGACGTGGACAGCGCGCCGTCCGCCGAGCTCGAGCCGTTCTACGCCCAGGTCCTCGCGTGGGAGACGTGCGACGAGGGCGAGTGCGCGATGCTCGAGGTGCCGCTGGACTACGCCGACCCGGAGGGCCAGACGATCCGGCTCGCGGTCGCCCGGCAGCGCGCCGGGGACGGCGACGCGATCGGGTCGCTGCTGCTGAACCCGGGCGGCCCGGGGGCCTCCGGCGTGGACTTCCTGGACTACGCGACCGACGTGGTGAGCGACGACGTGCAGGCGCGCTACGACCTGGTGGGCTTCGACCCGCGCGGCGTGCAGCACTCGCAGCCCGAGGTGACGTGCCTGGCGGCGCCCAAGATGGACGAGCTCCTGGCCTACGACCCGGACTACTCGACGCCCGCGGGCGTGCAGCGCTCCATCGACATGTACGCCGAGTTCTCGGCGGCCTGCCTGGACCAGACGGGACCGGTGCTCGGGCACGTCGACACGGTCAGTGCCGCCCGGGACATGGACGTCCTGCGCGCCGTCCTGGGCGACACCGACCTCTCCTACCTGGGCTTCTCCTACGGCACCCAGCTCGGCGCGACGTACGCCGGGCTCTTTCCCGAGCGCGTCGGCCGGCTGGTGCTGGACGGCGCGGTGGACCCGACGCTGACCACCGAGGAGTCGACGCTGGCGCAGGCCGTGGGCTTCGAGAGCGCGTTGCGGGCCTACGTCACGGACTGCCAGGCCGGCGCGCGCTGCCCGCTGACGGGGGACGTCGACGAGGGGATGAGCCAGGTCCGCGACCTGCTCGACGAGGCGACGGCCGACCCGCTGCCCACCGGCACGGACCGCCCGCTGACGGGCGCGCTCGCGTTCAGCGGGGTCGCGGTGACGCTGTACTCGCAGTCCTACTGGACGTACCTGACCTCGGCGCTGACGGCGGCGATCGAGGAGCGCGACGGCTCGATCCTGCTCACCCTCTCCGACTCGTACTACGACCGTCAGTCCGACGGCACCTACTCGTCGAACCAGACCGAGGCGTTCTGGTCGATCGGGTGCGCGGACAGCCGGGCGAGCGCGGACCTCGATGACATGGCGGCCGAGGCCGAGAAGATCGTCGCGGCGGCGCCCACCGTCGGCTCGTACTTCACCTACGGCGGCGTGCTCTGCGCGCAGTGGCCGGTGCCGCTGGTCGGCGGGCTGGCGGACTACTCGGCACCCGGCGCCGCGCCGATCCTGGTGGTCGGCACCACCAACGACCCCGCGACGCCGTACGCGCAGGCGCAGGCGCTCGCGGAGCTGCTGTCCTCCGGGACGCTGCTGACGTACGAGGGCGAGGGTCACACGGCCTACGGCAGCTCCAACGACTGCGTCACGCAGAACGTCGACGCCTACCTGCTCGAGGGCACCGTCCCGGCCGAGGGGACCACTTGCTGA
- a CDS encoding chromosome partitioning protein: protein MSEGDGTTTAARLPQVTAEVHDDGTGQISVDGVVERIRMASLQEAGAAITERIAALAGEVGSPVPVQVRDPDGMWSLLIHPDGLVDEAPADGGSARVGEPGAGPVATSGEGPDEPAGDGSRADAGAGTSDRPGGFPSEGTTSHGTASDRTASEGTASEGTATGATPGSTPTGPAAGGPGSATSSAAAPATRSSDDSPAPGATSPTSSSLGAGAAASTRASEGRESLPTLDDLLAARHPSTTGPAEHGWRVGVRRATFGAVKPGPGRAEKRRRVQTAAVRRTFDGPRTVVVINPKGGAHKTTATMLLAATFGLQRGGYTLAWDNNETRGTLGWRSAHTDHQRTAVDLLQAMPSLGGAATVRVGDLDGYVRTQTAEQFDVLASDESSSSATSMDAAAFASLHRVLSRFYRVLVIDTGNNMRASNWQEAVDAADQVVVVSTIREDTAQSAAWALDALRASGREDAVRSAVTILSAPDRKIDKDLRKRLRAHFGALTRAVVEVPYDPSLVPGGPIDYEVLRPATRDAWLRATAVVADGL, encoded by the coding sequence ATGAGCGAGGGTGACGGCACGACGACCGCGGCACGGCTGCCGCAGGTCACCGCCGAGGTGCACGACGACGGCACGGGGCAGATCTCGGTCGACGGCGTCGTCGAGCGCATCCGCATGGCGAGCCTCCAGGAGGCCGGCGCGGCGATCACGGAGCGCATCGCCGCGCTCGCGGGCGAGGTCGGGTCGCCGGTCCCGGTGCAGGTCCGGGACCCGGACGGCATGTGGTCGCTCCTCATCCACCCGGACGGCCTGGTCGACGAGGCACCGGCGGACGGCGGCAGCGCCCGGGTGGGCGAGCCGGGCGCCGGCCCCGTCGCGACGTCCGGCGAGGGTCCCGACGAGCCCGCGGGCGACGGCTCGCGCGCGGACGCCGGTGCCGGCACCTCGGACCGGCCGGGCGGCTTCCCGTCGGAGGGCACCACGTCACATGGCACCGCGTCGGATCGCACCGCGTCGGAAGGGACCGCGTCGGAAGGCACCGCGACGGGCGCGACGCCGGGCAGCACGCCGACCGGCCCCGCGGCTGGCGGGCCGGGCTCCGCGACGTCCTCCGCGGCAGCCCCGGCGACGCGCTCGTCGGACGACTCTCCCGCACCCGGCGCCACGTCGCCCACGTCGTCGTCGCTCGGTGCGGGGGCCGCGGCGAGCACGCGCGCGTCCGAGGGGCGCGAGTCCCTGCCGACGCTCGACGACCTGCTGGCCGCGCGCCACCCCAGCACCACCGGCCCCGCGGAGCACGGGTGGCGCGTCGGCGTGCGCCGCGCGACGTTCGGTGCGGTCAAGCCCGGGCCGGGCCGCGCGGAGAAGCGCCGCCGGGTCCAGACCGCCGCGGTCCGCCGCACGTTCGACGGCCCGCGCACGGTGGTCGTGATCAACCCCAAGGGCGGCGCCCATAAGACGACCGCGACCATGCTGCTGGCCGCGACGTTCGGCCTGCAGCGCGGCGGCTACACGCTCGCGTGGGACAACAACGAGACACGGGGCACGCTCGGCTGGCGCTCCGCGCACACCGACCACCAGCGCACGGCCGTCGACCTGCTGCAGGCGATGCCCTCGCTGGGCGGCGCGGCCACGGTGCGGGTCGGTGACCTGGACGGGTACGTGCGGACGCAGACCGCGGAGCAGTTCGACGTGCTGGCGTCCGACGAGAGCTCCTCGTCGGCGACCTCCATGGACGCCGCGGCGTTCGCGTCGCTGCACCGGGTGCTGTCGCGGTTCTACCGCGTGCTCGTGATCGACACGGGGAACAACATGCGCGCCTCCAACTGGCAGGAGGCCGTGGACGCGGCGGACCAGGTGGTGGTCGTCTCGACCATCCGCGAGGACACGGCGCAGTCCGCCGCGTGGGCGCTGGACGCGCTGCGGGCCAGCGGCCGGGAGGACGCCGTGCGCAGCGCGGTGACGATCCTGTCCGCCCCGGACCGCAAGATCGACAAGGACCTCCGCAAGCGGCTGCGTGCGCACTTCGGCGCGCTGACCCGCGCGGTCGTCGAGGTGCCGTACGACCCGTCGCTGGTGCCCGGCGGGCCGATCGACTACGAGGTGCTGCGGCCCGCGACGCGCGACGCGTGGCTGCGGGCGACCGCCGTCGTCGCCGACGGCCTGTAG
- a CDS encoding phosphatase PAP2 family protein, which produces MRPHLTRRRALLRAAAFGVGAAVPVLVLAYLVRSQASGLQSFDEQVVASATSFTREHPAVRDALLTWQSVFEPMWVNLAGTVVCVWVARRMPSRALWAFGTLMVTWGLTNLAKLAVGRARPVVEDALVDPPGASFPSGHATASAVAAVTLTVLLWPLLGRTGRVVVPVTGGLVVLVTCADRVMLGAHYPSDVLAGVLLGTAMAGASAIGYLGWSPRTDAASRADHVDAALTDPHPQEETA; this is translated from the coding sequence ATGCGGCCGCACCTGACCCGACGACGCGCCCTCCTGCGCGCCGCGGCGTTCGGCGTGGGCGCGGCGGTGCCCGTGCTGGTGCTCGCGTACCTCGTCCGCTCCCAGGCCAGCGGCCTGCAGTCGTTCGACGAGCAGGTGGTCGCGTCCGCGACGTCGTTCACCCGCGAGCACCCCGCGGTCCGCGACGCGCTGCTGACCTGGCAGTCGGTCTTCGAGCCGATGTGGGTGAACCTCGCGGGCACCGTGGTGTGCGTGTGGGTCGCGCGCCGGATGCCGAGCCGGGCGCTGTGGGCCTTCGGCACCCTCATGGTGACCTGGGGCCTGACCAACCTCGCCAAGCTCGCCGTCGGCCGGGCGCGGCCGGTCGTCGAGGACGCGCTCGTCGACCCGCCCGGCGCCAGCTTCCCGTCCGGGCACGCGACGGCGTCCGCCGTCGCCGCGGTGACCCTCACCGTGCTGCTCTGGCCGCTGCTCGGACGGACCGGGCGCGTCGTCGTGCCCGTGACCGGCGGGCTCGTCGTGCTCGTGACGTGCGCCGACCGCGTGATGCTCGGCGCCCACTACCCGTCCGACGTGCTCGCGGGCGTGCTGCTGGGCACGGCGATGGCGGGTGCGTCCGCGATCGGCTACCTGGGCTGGTCGCCCCGCACCGACGCCGCCTCCCGCGCCGACCACGTCGACGCCGCGCTCACGGACCCCCACCCCCAGGAGGAGACCGCGTGA
- a CDS encoding ATP-binding protein, with protein MRRPDAEDQIVVPATPVAPRVARRWVMRVAAGAGVGGAANQVAELLTGELVANTVVHGPSDADVTVRVMLLGHVLRVEVHDEGHGRPVLRRTDPTAPNGRGLALVDALSTSWGTTSDADGTLVWFEVDVDA; from the coding sequence ATGCGTCGACCCGACGCGGAGGACCAGATCGTCGTCCCCGCCACGCCTGTCGCGCCGCGCGTCGCACGCCGGTGGGTCATGCGCGTCGCGGCCGGGGCGGGCGTGGGCGGCGCCGCGAACCAGGTCGCCGAGCTGCTCACGGGCGAGCTCGTCGCGAACACCGTGGTGCACGGCCCCTCCGACGCCGACGTCACCGTCCGGGTGATGCTCCTGGGCCACGTCCTGCGGGTCGAGGTGCACGACGAGGGGCACGGCCGGCCGGTGCTGCGGCGCACGGACCCCACCGCGCCCAACGGTCGCGGCCTCGCTCTCGTCGACGCGCTGTCGACCTCCTGGGGGACCACGTCGGACGCCGACGGCACGCTCGTCTGGTTCGAGGTGGACGTCGACGCGTGA